A stretch of DNA from Thermanaerosceptrum fracticalcis:
TAGAACGAAAGATGATGAGATTTTGCAGGAAATCCAAACTTTGGAATCGAATTATACGATTATCTCTGAGAATTGTTATAGTCCGATTAATCGCAAAGAAATGAAATACGCCAGCTATGTCTCCCGGAATAAACGATAAAGACCTATTAGAATGGAATTAGGGAAAAGAAGCAAGCGGGAGAGATGAATATGCATGAAGATAGAGTTTTTATCGCCGAAATGAAGGAAGGGAGCAAAATATCTGCTCCTTTCCTGATCAAATCGAAGAGGCTACTGCCCTTTAAAAACAAGACTGGAAAGTTTCTTAATATGATCTTAGGCGACAAGACTGGGCAAATTGAGGCCTTTCTTTGGGAAAATGCCGAAGATTGTCTAGCACATTTGGGAGAATGTCTTGTTGCCAAAGTGGAAGGGGAAGTAGAAACATATCGAGAGAACATCCAGATCAAAGTTAATTCCCTAATACCCTGCGACTGTTATGTTATCGAAGAATTGGTGCCTGTCTCTTCCAAGGATATTGGCATCATGCAGGTTGAACTAGGGGATGTAATAGAAACAATAAATGATAAAAACCTAAAATACTTACTTAATATGATCACTAATGATCCTGTGAGATATAAACTGTTTTGCCGTGCCCCTGCTGCCCAATTTCACCATCAGGCCTATCTTGGAGGACTATTGGAGCATACTTTGGGTGTTGTCAGGGTATGTACTCGTTTAGCCGATATATATAAAGATGTTAACCGTGATTTGTTAGTTACCGGGGCCATTCTTCATGACATTGGGAAGACGATTGAGTTATCTTACGATCTTATGATTGGTTATACGGACCAGGGTCGTCTGCTAGGTCATATTGTCCTTGGTTCGCAAATAGTTGTTGATTTAATTAAACAGATACCGGATTTCCCCAAAGACTTAGAACTGAAGATTATACATATGATAGTGAGCCACCATGGTGAGTATGAGTGGCAGTCTCCCAAAAGGCCAAAGTTTTTGGAAGCAATGTTGCTCCACTATGCAGATATGATTGATGCCAAGGTAGATAAATTTACCCAGGTAAAAGAAGATTTAGGAGAGGGACAGGTCTGGTCGGGATGGATAAAAGGATTGGATCGTTATGTCTATCTTAAGTAGGTGAGAAAATGAGCAGGCTGGAGCGGGAGATCCGCATCTACCAGGGGATTGTTGATCAACTGAAAGAGGGCAGAATTGTAGAAACCGGTGAGTTATGCACTCTGTTGGGGATTAACGAAAAGACGCTCTTTACTTATCTGGAGTCTGCAGATGCGGCCCTTGATGTGAGCCGGATTTGCCACAACGGTAATCTGCTGTGTCGGGAAACTGTTCGACAGTATAACACTGAAAACAGAGTCAGGATCAGCAAGGACATGAACAAATCGGCCCGTCTGGCCAAACTCATCAACATTTTAAACCAGCGGACTCCTGCGGGGGGAGCAACACTACAGGAATTGGCGGAGAAGCTGGAAGTTACGGAGAGAACCGTCTACAGGGACCTCTGTGAGCTTGAGCTGGAGCTAAGCGTGAAAATAATCAGGCCGGACAAAATTGCGGGTAAGAAGGGCAGATACAGGTTGGAGAACACCTACCTTCCTCCCGTCAGCCCCGATAAAGCCCTCTTCATCTATCTCAGCCTGCTGCAGCAAAAGGGAACGCCTCTTGCCGGCAGAATCACCGAGATCAAGCAAGCCCTGCTGACCTCCTTGAGCAAGAACCGCTACAGCATCCGGGATATTTCCCTGAACAAGCTGGAGGAGCGCATCCACATTGTTGATCAAAGCCTTTATGAGCAGGAGCGGGTGGGGCGCTGCTTTCTCACCATCCTGGAAGGACTGGATAAAGGCCTGACATTAAAGATCAAATACTTCGTAGCCTACCGCCTGGAGACGACGGAGCGCCTGGTGGAGCCCTACGGCCTGATCTGCAAGCATCACAACTGGTACTTAATCGGCAAAAGCCTGGACAAAGGAGAACTGCGCAATTTCCGCCTGGACCAGGTAGAAGAAGCCCTGCTCTACAGAGAAAAGCCTTTTGTCTACCCCAGGGATTTCTCCGTCAGCGATTATGCCCATGACAGCTGGGGCGTCATCCAGGACGAAGAAGTCGTGGAAGCCATCCTGCGCTTCACCCCGGAAGGGGGCTACC
This window harbors:
- a CDS encoding 3'-5' exoribonuclease YhaM family protein, translating into MHEDRVFIAEMKEGSKISAPFLIKSKRLLPFKNKTGKFLNMILGDKTGQIEAFLWENAEDCLAHLGECLVAKVEGEVETYRENIQIKVNSLIPCDCYVIEELVPVSSKDIGIMQVELGDVIETINDKNLKYLLNMITNDPVRYKLFCRAPAAQFHHQAYLGGLLEHTLGVVRVCTRLADIYKDVNRDLLVTGAILHDIGKTIELSYDLMIGYTDQGRLLGHIVLGSQIVVDLIKQIPDFPKDLELKIIHMIVSHHGEYEWQSPKRPKFLEAMLLHYADMIDAKVDKFTQVKEDLGEGQVWSGWIKGLDRYVYLK
- a CDS encoding helix-turn-helix transcriptional regulator, whose product is MSRLEREIRIYQGIVDQLKEGRIVETGELCTLLGINEKTLFTYLESADAALDVSRICHNGNLLCRETVRQYNTENRVRISKDMNKSARLAKLINILNQRTPAGGATLQELAEKLEVTERTVYRDLCELELELSVKIIRPDKIAGKKGRYRLENTYLPPVSPDKALFIYLSLLQQKGTPLAGRITEIKQALLTSLSKNRYSIRDISLNKLEERIHIVDQSLYEQERVGRCFLTILEGLDKGLTLKIKYFVAYRLETTERLVEPYGLICKHHNWYLIGKSLDKGELRNFRLDQVEEALLYREKPFVYPRDFSVSDYAHDSWGVIQDEEVVEAILRFTPEGGYRLKKVQYHPSQEILEEKPDGSVVVRFCLTGTVEFISWLLQWGNKVEVLAPSELREQVLKTVEGIVKVYNNTCI